The Microbacter sp. GSS18 genome has a segment encoding these proteins:
- a CDS encoding RNA methyltransferase produces MLENPRSPRVRAVAKLTKRPARQETGLFLLEGPQAAREALRFRPDSVVEMFATPSALERHHDVRSAAADAAIEVQYASESVIDAMADTVTPQGIIAVARQTPTSVRDVFAASPRLVAICEEVRDPGNLGTIIRAADAAGADAVVLTGRTVDPYNPKVVRATTGSLFHVPVALGIDLATAVERAHSAGVRVIAADVGGGDFLAGRHLLAEPTAWLFGNEARGLAEPALELADTALRLPIYGEAESLNLATAASVCLYETAFAQRAAADA; encoded by the coding sequence GTGCTCGAGAACCCCCGCTCGCCGCGCGTGCGCGCCGTCGCGAAACTGACCAAGCGCCCCGCCCGCCAGGAGACCGGACTGTTCCTCCTCGAGGGGCCCCAGGCCGCTCGCGAGGCGCTGAGGTTCCGCCCCGACAGCGTCGTGGAGATGTTCGCCACACCCTCCGCGCTCGAGCGGCACCACGACGTCCGCTCCGCGGCGGCGGATGCGGCAATCGAGGTCCAGTACGCGTCGGAGTCGGTGATCGACGCGATGGCCGACACCGTCACCCCGCAGGGGATCATCGCGGTGGCCCGGCAGACCCCCACGTCGGTGCGCGACGTCTTCGCCGCGAGCCCCCGCCTCGTCGCCATCTGCGAGGAGGTGCGCGACCCCGGCAACCTCGGCACGATCATCCGCGCGGCCGACGCCGCCGGCGCCGACGCGGTCGTGCTGACCGGCCGCACCGTCGACCCGTACAACCCGAAGGTGGTGCGCGCCACGACCGGGTCCCTGTTCCACGTGCCCGTGGCGCTCGGCATCGACCTGGCCACGGCCGTCGAGCGCGCGCACAGCGCCGGCGTGCGCGTGATCGCCGCGGACGTGGGCGGCGGCGACTTCCTCGCCGGGCGTCACCTGCTGGCCGAGCCCACGGCGTGGCTGTTCGGCAACGAGGCCCGGGGGCTCGCCGAGCCCGCCCTCGAGCTCGCCGATACGGCGCTGCGCCTGCCGATCTACGGCGAGGCTGAGTCCCTGAACCTCGCGACCGCCGCGAGCGTCTGCCTGTACGAGACGGCGTTCGCGCAGCGCGCCGCCGCCGACGCGTGA
- a CDS encoding ABC transporter permease subunit (The N-terminal region of this protein, as described by TIGR01726, is a three transmembrane segment that identifies a subfamily of ABC transporter permease subunits, which specificities that include histidine, arginine, glutamine, glutamate, L-cystine (sic), the opines (in Agrobacterium) octopine and nopaline, etc.), whose product MSTSVLFDAPGPRARRASLIGSILSIAVIIAGAVWIYLLLAAPRESGGITLPGMFDVSRWDIFADPEVWTFIGQGVVATLQAAAVAAVGAIVLGIVFSLMRSSLIPWVRIPTAWLLEFFRGMPVLLMMLFILLVASTGAFWAVVIALIIYNGTLIGEALRAGLAALPRGQREAALSVGMREFQSKMLVEFPQAFRQMLPIIVAQLVVLLKDTSLGYIVGYSEIIRTNMNNLGAFFGNRYLFSLFVVTLVIYLTINLSLSWFARWLSKRTASGGRKAKADAATPGTADPTSAIRLAQASASARQSEM is encoded by the coding sequence ATGAGCACGAGCGTCCTCTTCGACGCACCGGGGCCGCGCGCCCGGCGGGCGTCGCTGATCGGTTCGATCCTCTCGATCGCCGTGATCATCGCCGGCGCCGTGTGGATCTACCTGCTCCTGGCCGCCCCGCGCGAATCCGGCGGCATCACCCTTCCCGGCATGTTCGACGTGTCGCGATGGGACATCTTCGCCGATCCCGAGGTGTGGACCTTCATCGGCCAGGGTGTCGTCGCGACGCTGCAGGCCGCCGCGGTCGCGGCGGTGGGCGCGATCGTCCTCGGCATCGTCTTCTCGCTCATGCGCAGCTCGCTCATTCCATGGGTGCGCATCCCCACGGCATGGCTGCTGGAGTTCTTCCGCGGCATGCCGGTTCTGCTGATGATGCTGTTCATCCTGCTCGTGGCTTCGACCGGGGCGTTCTGGGCGGTCGTCATCGCGCTCATCATCTACAACGGCACCCTCATCGGCGAGGCGCTGCGCGCGGGTCTCGCGGCGCTGCCGCGCGGTCAGCGCGAGGCGGCGCTGAGCGTCGGCATGCGCGAGTTCCAGTCCAAGATGCTCGTGGAGTTCCCGCAGGCGTTCCGGCAGATGCTGCCGATCATCGTCGCGCAGCTGGTCGTGCTGCTGAAGGACACCTCGCTCGGCTACATCGTCGGCTACAGCGAGATCATCCGCACCAACATGAACAACCTGGGCGCCTTCTTCGGCAACCGGTACCTGTTCTCGCTCTTCGTCGTCACGCTGGTGATCTACCTGACGATCAACCTGTCGCTGTCGTGGTTCGCGCGCTGGCTCTCGAAGCGCACGGCGAGCGGCGGACGCAAGGCGAAGGCGGATGCCGCGACGCCGGGAACCGCGGACCCCACGTCCGCGATCCGGCTCGCGCAGGCCAGCGCGTCGGCGCGTCAATCCGAGATGTAG
- a CDS encoding glutamate ABC transporter substrate-binding protein — translation MKRARIPLIALAAAGALALSACAASTESGDSGDSGDAGGEEMMFDEGTTMAALNEAGTITIGTKFDQPLFGLVGPSGDPEGFDVEIGKIIAGKLGIDEGSIEWVETVSANREPFIENGQVDIVVATYTINDARKEVVSFAGPYYMAGQSILVLADNEDITSEDDLVGQPVCSVTGSTPAAMLEEIGADPVLTDTYSNCLEPLRSGAVVAVSTDNVILAGLAAQNEGEFKVVGEPFTDEPYGIGLALDDTDFRMWINDVLEESYADGSYEAAWNATAGTILPYVEPPTPDRY, via the coding sequence ATGAAGCGAGCGAGAATTCCCCTGATCGCACTGGCCGCGGCGGGCGCCCTTGCCCTGTCGGCGTGCGCCGCCTCGACCGAATCCGGTGACTCCGGCGACTCCGGCGACGCCGGCGGCGAGGAGATGATGTTCGACGAGGGCACCACGATGGCCGCCCTCAACGAGGCCGGCACCATCACGATCGGCACCAAGTTCGACCAGCCGCTGTTCGGTCTCGTCGGTCCGTCCGGCGACCCCGAGGGCTTCGACGTCGAGATCGGCAAGATCATCGCCGGCAAGCTCGGCATCGACGAAGGCAGCATCGAGTGGGTCGAGACCGTCTCGGCCAACCGCGAGCCGTTCATCGAGAACGGGCAGGTCGACATCGTGGTCGCGACGTACACGATCAACGACGCGCGCAAGGAGGTCGTGTCGTTCGCCGGGCCGTACTACATGGCCGGTCAGTCGATCCTCGTCCTCGCCGACAACGAGGACATCACGAGCGAGGACGACCTCGTCGGGCAGCCCGTCTGCTCGGTGACGGGATCGACCCCCGCCGCGATGCTCGAGGAGATCGGGGCCGACCCCGTGCTCACCGACACGTACTCGAACTGCCTCGAGCCGCTGCGCAGCGGCGCGGTCGTCGCCGTCTCCACCGACAACGTCATCCTCGCCGGCCTCGCGGCCCAGAACGAGGGCGAGTTCAAGGTCGTGGGCGAGCCGTTCACGGACGAGCCGTACGGCATCGGCCTGGCGCTGGACGACACCGACTTCCGCATGTGGATCAACGACGTGCTCGAGGAGAGCTACGCGGACGGCAGCTACGAGGCGGCGTGGAACGCGACCGCCGGCACGATCCTGCCGTACGTCGAGCCCCCGACACCCGACCGTTACTGA
- the rplT gene encoding 50S ribosomal protein L20, translating to MARVKRAVNAHKKRRVILERASGYRGQRSRLYRKAKEQVTHSLVYAYRDRRKRKGDFRRLWIQRINAASRQNGLTYNRFMQGLGLAGVQVDRRMLAELAVNEPKAFASLVETAKKALPENVNAPKSA from the coding sequence ATGGCTAGAGTCAAGCGGGCCGTCAACGCCCACAAGAAGCGTCGCGTCATCCTCGAGCGCGCCTCCGGTTACCGGGGTCAGCGTTCGCGCCTGTACCGCAAGGCGAAGGAGCAGGTCACCCACTCGCTCGTCTACGCGTACCGCGACCGCCGCAAGCGCAAGGGCGACTTCCGCCGCCTGTGGATCCAGCGCATCAACGCCGCCAGCCGCCAGAACGGCCTCACCTACAACCGCTTCATGCAGGGCCTGGGCCTTGCGGGCGTGCAGGTCGACCGCCGCATGCTGGCCGAGCTCGCCGTGAACGAGCCGAAGGCCTTCGCCTCGCTCGTCGAGACGGCCAAGAAGGCGCTGCCCGAGAACGTCAACGCTCCCAAGAGCGCCTGA
- the rpmI gene encoding 50S ribosomal protein L35 gives MPKQKTHSGSKKRFKVTGSGKLKKQQAGMRHNLEGKSSRRTRRLNQDQVLSKADTKAAKKLLGR, from the coding sequence ATGCCGAAGCAGAAGACCCACTCGGGCTCCAAGAAGCGCTTCAAGGTCACCGGAAGCGGCAAGCTCAAGAAGCAGCAGGCCGGTATGCGCCACAACCTCGAGGGCAAGTCGAGCCGCCGCACGCGCCGCCTGAACCAGGACCAGGTGCTGTCGAAGGCCGACACCAAGGCCGCCAAGAAGCTCCTCGGCCGCTGA
- a CDS encoding ABC transporter ATP-binding protein: protein MTSLQVNDLTVSLGGRDVLHGVDVDAAEGELLAVVGPSGCGKTTLLRTIAGLVRAQSGEIRLGTRMVATHGLHLRPERRGVGWVPQDATLFPHLTVAQNVAFGAPRSRGARPGRRRPADDAEIARLLALVGLDGLADRLPSQLSGGQAQRVSLARALAARPALVLLDEPFAALDPLLRHELREAVPRWLRAEGATAVLVTHDQEEALSLADRVAVLRDGRVLQQDAPEVVFGRPATAWVAGFVGDAVFLDGTWHESEVETAVGRIPAQWAERSPVDGDPAPAVGERVVAMVRPEQVALTADDRGVATVRRVRFTGHSALVEAGLESGTVVRARVASPTLTPVGARVRIDIDGSALAYSGR, encoded by the coding sequence ATGACGTCTCTTCAGGTGAACGACCTCACCGTCAGCCTCGGCGGACGCGACGTGCTGCACGGCGTCGACGTCGACGCTGCCGAGGGCGAGCTGCTCGCCGTCGTCGGTCCCAGCGGATGCGGCAAGACCACGCTGCTGCGCACGATCGCCGGCCTCGTGCGTGCGCAGTCGGGCGAGATCCGCTTGGGGACGCGCATGGTCGCCACCCACGGTCTGCATCTGCGCCCCGAGCGCCGGGGCGTCGGGTGGGTTCCGCAGGACGCCACGCTCTTCCCCCACCTGACCGTGGCCCAGAACGTCGCCTTCGGGGCGCCGCGGAGTCGGGGTGCCCGCCCGGGTCGCCGTCGACCTGCGGACGATGCCGAGATCGCCCGGCTGCTGGCCCTGGTCGGACTCGACGGGCTCGCCGATCGGCTGCCGAGCCAGCTCTCGGGCGGTCAGGCGCAGCGGGTCTCGCTCGCGCGCGCGCTGGCGGCCCGGCCGGCCCTCGTGCTGCTCGACGAGCCGTTCGCGGCCCTGGACCCGCTGCTGCGGCACGAACTGCGCGAGGCGGTGCCGCGGTGGCTGCGCGCCGAGGGCGCCACGGCCGTGCTCGTCACCCACGACCAGGAGGAGGCGCTGTCGCTCGCCGACCGCGTCGCCGTCCTCCGCGACGGGCGGGTGCTGCAGCAGGACGCCCCCGAGGTCGTGTTCGGCCGACCTGCGACCGCGTGGGTCGCCGGCTTCGTCGGCGACGCGGTCTTCCTCGACGGCACGTGGCACGAATCCGAGGTGGAGACGGCCGTCGGCCGCATCCCCGCTCAGTGGGCGGAGCGGTCGCCGGTCGACGGAGACCCCGCCCCCGCCGTCGGCGAGCGGGTCGTCGCCATGGTGCGCCCCGAGCAGGTGGCGCTCACGGCCGACGACCGCGGCGTCGCAACCGTCCGCCGCGTGCGGTTCACCGGCCACAGCGCGCTGGTCGAGGCGGGACTGGAGTCCGGGACCGTCGTGCGCGCGCGCGTCGCATCGCCGACGCTCACCCCGGTGGGCGCACGCGTGCGCATCGACATCGACGGGAGCGCGCTTGCCTATTCCGGCCGGTGA
- a CDS encoding amino acid ABC transporter permease, which produces MAQLWSLMPQFWEGFRVTLLLLVVSGVLALILGTLIAAMRISPVPVLRTFAAVWTEVARNTPLTLVFFFTMFVMPMLGVRMPFILLAFIALTYYTSPFVAEALRSGINGVPVGQAEAARSVGLGFGQTVSLVVLPQAFRMTVPPLINVFIALTKNTSVAGGFFVVELFAETRQLANDNGNIVIPILLVAAALYLVITVPLGFAAGQLEKRWVVAR; this is translated from the coding sequence ATGGCGCAGCTCTGGTCGCTGATGCCGCAGTTCTGGGAGGGCTTCCGGGTCACACTGCTGCTGCTGGTGGTCTCGGGCGTGCTGGCGCTGATCCTCGGGACGCTCATCGCGGCGATGCGCATCTCACCGGTTCCCGTGCTGCGCACCTTCGCAGCCGTGTGGACCGAGGTCGCGCGCAACACACCGCTGACGCTGGTGTTCTTCTTCACGATGTTCGTCATGCCCATGCTGGGCGTCCGGATGCCGTTCATCCTGCTGGCGTTCATCGCACTCACCTACTACACGTCGCCGTTCGTCGCCGAGGCGCTGCGCTCGGGCATCAACGGCGTGCCCGTCGGCCAGGCGGAGGCCGCCCGCAGCGTCGGGCTCGGATTCGGGCAGACGGTCTCGCTCGTCGTGCTGCCGCAGGCGTTCCGCATGACCGTGCCGCCGCTGATCAACGTGTTCATCGCGCTGACGAAGAACACATCCGTCGCGGGCGGCTTCTTCGTGGTGGAGCTGTTCGCCGAGACGCGCCAGCTCGCCAACGACAACGGGAACATCGTCATCCCGATCCTCCTGGTCGCCGCGGCCCTCTACCTGGTGATCACGGTGCCGCTCGGCTTCGCCGCCGGTCAACTCGAGAAGCGATGGGTGGTGGCCCGATGA
- a CDS encoding DUF1844 domain-containing protein — METIRDAGDLAGDAAGHRDPQREARWEEQEQAAASATRDIADVPAVEVITTTAVHLMSAAAVKTGLADDPENQLDLDEARKLINALAGLITAGAPEISDMHARSLRDGLRSLQLAFREASVIPDPIGKGPGEKWTGPVT, encoded by the coding sequence GTGGAGACGATTCGGGATGCCGGCGACCTCGCCGGCGACGCAGCAGGCCACCGCGATCCGCAGCGCGAGGCGCGCTGGGAGGAGCAGGAGCAGGCGGCCGCCTCGGCGACGCGCGACATCGCCGATGTCCCCGCGGTCGAGGTGATCACGACCACCGCGGTGCACCTCATGAGCGCGGCGGCGGTCAAGACCGGCCTCGCCGACGACCCCGAGAACCAGCTCGACCTGGACGAGGCGCGCAAGCTCATCAACGCCCTCGCGGGCCTCATCACCGCCGGCGCGCCCGAGATCAGCGACATGCACGCCCGGTCGCTCCGCGACGGCCTGCGCTCGCTGCAGCTCGCCTTCCGCGAGGCATCCGTCATTCCCGACCCGATCGGCAAGGGCCCCGGCGAGAAGTGGACGGGTCCGGTCACGTGA
- a CDS encoding amino acid ABC transporter ATP-binding protein has translation MATPEAPAPQPRTSNINVRRGEPLVVVEHVDKHFGDLHVLRDINTSVSRGEVVVVIGPSGSGKSTLCRAINRLETIDSGTITIDGVPLPEEGRGLAKLRADVGMVFQAFNLFAHKTVLENVTLGPIRVRGMKKKDAEDQAMKLLDRVGVANQAKKMPSQLSGGQQQRVAIARSLAMNPKLILMDEPTSALDPEMINEVLDVMIGLAGEGMTMIVVTHEMGFARKAADRVLFMADGAIVEEATPEEFFTNPQSERAKDFLSKILEH, from the coding sequence ATGGCGACACCTGAAGCCCCCGCGCCGCAGCCGCGGACGTCGAACATCAACGTGCGTCGCGGCGAGCCGCTCGTCGTGGTCGAGCACGTCGACAAGCACTTCGGCGACCTGCACGTCCTCCGTGACATCAACACCTCGGTCAGCCGCGGCGAGGTGGTCGTCGTGATCGGGCCCTCGGGCTCGGGCAAGTCGACGCTGTGCCGCGCGATCAACCGGCTCGAGACGATCGACTCCGGCACCATCACCATCGACGGCGTGCCGCTGCCCGAAGAAGGGCGGGGCCTTGCCAAGCTGCGGGCCGACGTCGGCATGGTCTTCCAGGCGTTCAACCTCTTCGCCCACAAGACGGTGCTCGAGAACGTCACCCTCGGGCCCATCCGCGTGCGGGGCATGAAGAAGAAGGACGCCGAAGATCAGGCCATGAAGCTGCTCGACCGCGTCGGCGTGGCCAATCAGGCCAAGAAGATGCCCAGTCAGCTCTCAGGCGGACAGCAGCAGCGCGTCGCCATCGCGCGGTCTCTCGCGATGAACCCCAAGCTGATCCTCATGGACGAGCCCACCAGCGCGCTCGACCCCGAGATGATCAACGAGGTCCTCGACGTCATGATCGGCCTGGCGGGCGAGGGCATGACCATGATCGTGGTCACCCACGAGATGGGGTTCGCGCGCAAGGCGGCCGATCGCGTCCTGTTCATGGCCGACGGGGCGATCGTCGAAGAGGCGACGCCCGAGGAGTTCTTCACGAACCCGCAGAGCGAGCGGGCGAAGGACTTCCTGTCCAAGATCCTCGAGCACTGA